Proteins encoded by one window of Martelella endophytica:
- the nuoI gene encoding NADH-quinone oxidoreductase subunit NuoI, translated as MGSVAQAFNAIFLKEFVAAFFLTMRYFFGQKSTVNYPFEKGPVSPRFRGEHALRRYPNGEERCIACKLCEAICPAQAITIEAGPRRNDGTRRTVRYDIDMVKCIYCGFCQEACPVEAIVEGPNFEFATETREELYYDKERLLANGDRWEREIARNIAMDAPYR; from the coding sequence ATGGGTTCTGTTGCTCAGGCGTTCAACGCCATCTTCCTGAAGGAGTTCGTGGCTGCGTTCTTTCTGACGATGCGCTACTTCTTCGGGCAGAAATCGACGGTCAACTATCCCTTCGAGAAGGGGCCGGTGAGCCCGCGTTTCCGTGGTGAGCATGCGCTGCGCCGCTATCCGAACGGCGAGGAACGCTGCATCGCCTGCAAGCTCTGCGAAGCGATCTGTCCCGCCCAGGCGATCACCATCGAAGCCGGCCCGCGCCGCAATGACGGCACCCGCCGCACGGTGCGTTACGACATCGACATGGTGAAGTGCATCTATTGCGGTTTCTGCCAGGAAGCCTGCCCGGTGGAAGCGATCGTCGAGGGACCGAACTTCGAATTCGCGACGGAAACGCGCGAGGAGCTTTACTACGACAAGGAACGTCTGCTCGCCAATGGCGACCGGTGGGAGCGCGAGATTGCGCGCAACATCGCGATGGATGCGCCTTACCGGTAG
- a CDS encoding NADH-quinone oxidoreductase subunit J — MGLHALFFYLFAFIAVASALMVITARNPVHSVLFLIVVFVNAAALFIMAGAEYLGLLLLVVYVGAVAVLFLFVVMMLDIDFTALRSGILRYAPVGVLIGIALLAELVIVAWGSFVTPEITANTAMPMPPIAERSSVQAMGDVIYTHYAYFFQVAGLILLVAMIGAIVLTLKHRTDVKRQDIGKQVARTPETAHETVKVKPGQGI; from the coding sequence ATGGGTCTGCACGCTCTATTTTTCTATCTGTTCGCGTTTATTGCCGTGGCGTCGGCGCTCATGGTGATCACGGCCCGGAATCCGGTCCATTCGGTCCTGTTCCTGATTGTCGTGTTCGTCAATGCGGCGGCCCTGTTCATCATGGCGGGCGCGGAATATCTGGGTCTCCTGCTGCTGGTGGTCTATGTCGGCGCGGTCGCGGTGCTCTTCCTCTTCGTGGTGATGATGCTCGACATCGACTTTACCGCTTTGCGCTCGGGCATCCTGCGCTATGCGCCGGTCGGTGTTCTGATCGGCATCGCGCTGCTCGCCGAACTGGTGATTGTCGCCTGGGGCAGCTTCGTCACGCCGGAAATCACCGCCAACACAGCGATGCCGATGCCGCCGATTGCGGAGCGTTCCAGCGTGCAGGCGATGGGCGACGTGATCTACACGCATTACGCCTATTTCTTCCAGGTGGCCGGCCTGATCCTGCTGGTGGCAATGATCGGCGCGATCGTGCTGACGCTGAAGCACCGCACGGACGTGAAGCGCCAGGACATCGGCAAGCAGGTCGCCCGCACGCCGGAGACGGCGCACGAAACGGTCAAGGTTAAGCCTGGCCAGGGTATTTGA
- the nuoK gene encoding NADH-quinone oxidoreductase subunit NuoK, translated as MEIGLSHYLTVSAILFTIGVFGIFLNRKNVIIILMSIELILLSVNLNMVAFSSFLNDMVGQVFALFILTVAAAEAAIGLAILVVFYRNRGSIAVEDVNMMKG; from the coding sequence ATGGAAATCGGACTTTCCCACTACCTGACGGTCAGTGCCATACTCTTCACGATCGGCGTTTTCGGGATCTTCCTGAACCGGAAAAACGTCATCATCATTCTGATGTCCATTGAGCTGATCCTGCTCTCGGTCAATCTCAACATGGTGGCGTTCTCGTCCTTTCTGAACGACATGGTCGGGCAGGTGTTTGCGCTGTTCATCCTCACGGTGGCGGCTGCTGAAGCTGCCATCGGACTGGCGATCCTCGTGGTGTTCTACAGAAACCGCGGTTCGATTGCGGTCGAAGACGTCAATATGATGAAGGGCTGA